The genomic region GCTGACCTGGGGTGCCCGCGTCGGAGATCCGGCGGGTGTTCTGCACGAACGCGGCCAGCTGGCCGCCGCCGGGCACGTCGATGACGTACTGGGTGGACATCCCGGTGTAGACCACGTCGTGCACCGTGCCGTCGAGCACGCACCAGCCCTCCGGCGGCTGCTCGGCGCCGTCGAGGTCGTAGAGGTGCAGCTTCTCCGGCCGCACGGTGACCGCGAGGCCCTCGCCGTGCCCGATCGGACGGCCCGGCGGGCGGGCGCGCAGCCTGCGCACGCCGGGGGCGGACAACTCCAGCCAGTGGCCCTCGGAGCCGGTCACGGTGCCGTCGAGGATGTTGGAGGTGCCGATGAACCCGGCCACGAACCGGGTCGCGGGCCGCTCGTAGACGTCCTCGGGGTAGCCGACCTGCTCCACCCGGCCCGCGTTGAGCACCGCGATCCGGTGCGAGAGGACCAGCGCCTCCTCCTGGTCGTGGGTGACGTAGAGGAAGGTGGTGCCCACCTCGCGCTGGATCCGCATCAGCTCGATCTGCATCTGCTTGCGCAGCTGGGCGTCCAGCGCGCCCAGCGGCTCGTCCAGCAGCAGCAACCGCGGCTGGGCGGCCAGCGCGCGGGCGATGGCCACCCGCTGCTGCTGCCCGCCGGAGAGCTGCGCGGGCCGCCGCTTGGCGAACCCGGCGAGCTGGACCAGCTCCAGGTGCTCGCCCACCCGCTTCTTCAGCTCCGCGCCGCGCAGCTTCTTGCGGCGCAGCCCGTAGGCCACGTTGTCCCACACGGACAGGTGCGGGAACAGCGCGTAGGACTGGAAGACGGTGTTCACATCGCGCCGGTAGGGCGGCACGCCGACCATCTCCGCGCCGTCCAGCTCGATCCGCCCGGAGTCCGGGTCGGCGAACCCGGCGATCATCCGCAGCAGCGTGGTCTTGCCGCAGCCGGAGGGTCCGAGCACGGAGAAGAACTCGCCCTCGTGCACCCGTAGGTCCACACCGTCGACGGCGACCTGGTCGGCGAAGCGGCGGGTGACGCCGTAGATGCCGACCGCGACCGGGGCGTAGGTGTCCGGGGTGCGCGCTTCGACGGGATGGAACTCAGCGGTCAATCCGAGGACCTCCAGGCACGGCGGTGCCCCGGCTGGGGCTGGGGATGGGGGACGGCGAGCCCGGCGGCGGGTACGGGCGCGCGGTGGGTCAGCGTAATCCAGGAGGGGCTGGTGTGCGACGATGGGCATGTAGACGAGCTACTTGTCAGGTGGAGGGAAAGATCGTGGCAAGCGCACCCGCCTCGGAGCACGACGAGCCCTCGGCCGAATGGGGCTGGCACGGGCACTTCCCGCGCGCGACCAAGATCATGGGCTGGTTCTCCGTGGTCGCCATGCTGGGCATGCTGATCGGCAACCACACCGGCTGGAACGAGGACGTCTACCTGGTGCTCACCGCCGCGGTCATGGCCGGCGCGCTGATCCGCTGGCAGATCAAGGACCGCACCTCCTGGCGCAGCTGACCCAGCTTCGCCCGATGTACCGGACGTGAACCCTCCGTATAGGCCCTTGGCCTAAGGTCGCGGCCATGAAGCCGAGGGGCATCGGCCGGGGGCGCGCGCCCATGGCACTCACCGCACTGACCGTGGTGGGTGCGGTGGCGCTGGCGCTGACCGGCGCGGCCAAGCCACAGGGCGGGGCGGACTTCCAGCAGAGCGGGCACTGGGTCTACAACGCGGTGCTGGGTGGCGTGTTCCACCTCGACGGCGCGACCGGGGCGATCGACGCCAGGGCCGAGGTGCCGGAGGCCGAAGCGGGCAGTCCGGTGGTGCAGGGCAGCACCGGGGGCTACGTCATCGGCCGCAGCCGGATCATCGAGTTCGGCAAGTCGACGCTGCGGGTGGAGCGGAGCACACCCGCGCCCTCGGCGGAGGCGCCGGTGACGCTGGAGGTCCCCGGTGGCCCGTACGTCATCTACCGGGAGTCCGGGAAGATCGTCTGGCTGGGCGGGGAGACCGCCACCGTCTCCGCCGACGGCAAGCTCGGCGACCCGGTGGCCACCGCGGACGGCACGGTCTGGCTGCACCGGCCGGACAACGGCGCGGTCTGCAAGCTGGTCAAGGGCGCGCTGCGGCTGGACTGCCCGGCGAGCACACCGAAGGGGCAGACCGGGGCGCTGACCGTGGTCGCCGACCGGCCGGTGTTCGTCAACACCGCCACCGACACCGTGCACGCCATCGGCGAAGCTGGGCTGGGCGAGGGCGTGCCGGTGGGCGCGGACCTGCCGCCGAGTGCCCGGCTGGCCAGCACCGACGTGGACGGCCGGATCGCGGTGCTGGACGGCGCGGCCAAGCGGATGCTGCTGGTGGACATCGGCGGCCCGAACCGGACCGGGCCACCGGCCAAGCCCGCGGTGGTCAGCCTGCCGCCGGGTGACTACACCGACGTCGAGTCCTCCGGGCAGACCGTGGTGGTGGTGAACAAGGCCACCAACGCGGTGCTCACCTTCGACCGCGCGGGCAAGCCGCTGCGGGAGACCACGATGCCGCCGGGCGGGACCAGGGTCAGCCGCGGCGAGGACGCCAGGGTCTACGTGGACAGCGCGGACGGCGGGCACGTGGTCGCGGTGGACCACGACGGCCGGGTCACCCCGGTGCCGATCAGCGGCGACAAGATCACCAGCAGCAACCAGCCGCAGCCGCCGCCCGCGGAACCGACCCTGACCGGCGGGCCCGGCCCGACCACCGGTGCCGGACCGACCACCGGGCCGCGGATCCAGCCGCCGCCGAAGCTCCCGCCACCGCCCCGTTCCACCACCGTCCGGCCGGTCCAGCCGACCAGCGCGAAACCGCCGGTCGCCCCGGCCAGTCCGCCAGGGGTGCCGACCAGCGTTCGGGCCAGCTCCGGCGACCGGCAGCTCACCGTGGACTGGGGCGCGGCCGCGGCGAACGGGGCCCCGGTGTCGGCCTACCTGGTGACCTGGACCTCCAGCGCGGGCGGCTCCTCGAAGCGGGTCGGCGGCGGCACGCGCTCGACCGTGCTGACCGGCCTGGCCAACGGGACCGCGTACACGGTGACCGTGGTCGCGGAGAACCGGGCCGGGCGCGGGCCGGGCGGACAGGCCACGGCCAGTCCGGTCGCGCCGAAGCCGCAGCGCTCCATCCAGCTGAGCCGGGGCACCCCGGAGCTGTACAAGGACGACTGCACCCACCTGCCGGACAGCGCGAAGATGCGGGTGACGCTGCGCGGGTTCGCGCCGAACACCAGCGTCAAGGTCATCCCCTACTCCAGCAACCCGCGGTACTCGAACGAGGGCCGGACCGTGCGCACCGACGCGAACGGCACGCACAGCTTCGAGGCCTTCCACTACTGCCAGGTCGGCAGGCAGGTGTGGGTGGTCGCGGACGGTGTGAAGTCCAACACGATCACCTGGGAGCGCCGGTGAGCCGGTTGACCCGGCGTGGCGTGGTGGTGCTGGTGCTCGCGGTGCTGCTGCTGACCGCGGGCGTGCTCGCCGGACATCCGCTGCTGCGGGCGCTCGGCGGGCTGTGCGCCGGCGCGCTGGTCGCGGCGGTGGCGCTGACCGCGCGGCGGCCCAGCGTGGTGGTGACCAGGGAGGTGTACCCGGACCGGGTCGAACGCGGCCGGCCGGCGCTGGCCCGGCTGCTGGTGCGCAACCAGGGCCAGCGGCACCAGCCCGCGTTCACCGCGGCCGACCGGCTCGGCGACGGACAGCACGACGTGCGGGTCAACGCGCTGCCGCCGGGCACCGAGGCCAGCTACCACTACGAACTGCCCACCCAGCGGCGCGGGCGGCTGCCGGTGGGCCCGCTGGTGCTGGAGCGCACCGACCCGCTCGGCCTGGCCCGCGGCAGGCTGACCGCGGGCGAGTCGGCCACGGTGTGGGTGCACCCGCGCCGCCACCCGCTGCGGCTGCCGGCCAGGGGCACGCCCCGGCACCACCACGAGGGCCGGGTGGCCGAGGACCTGCACGGCTCGCTGGACCTGCGCGAGGTGCGCGAGTACCAGCCCGGCGACGAGGTGCGGCACCTGCACTGGAAGGCCGCGGCGCGCACCGGGCAGCTGATGGTCCGCCAGTACGCCGACCCGGACCAGCCGCGGCTGACCCTGTTGCTGGACACCAGGTCGCGCTCGCTGACCCCGGACGGCTTCGAGGAGGCGGTGGAGGTGGCGGCCTCGGTGCTGCACGCCGCCGCGCTCGGCGGGCAGCGGTGCCGGCTGGTCACCTCCGGCGGGCTCGATCTGTCCACTTCGGACGGTGCGACCGCGGCGCGGCGGCTGCTGGACGAGCTGTGCGAGCTGGGCCAGGACCAGGAGACCGCACTCGCGCCGGGCGCGCTGGCCAGGGCGCGCGGCGGGGACGGGGCGCTGGTGGTGGTGACCGGCGGATCGCTGGACGAGGCGGTGCTGGCCAGGCTGCGTGGGCGGTACCCGGCGACCACGGTGGTGGCGCTGGGGGTCGGCGCGGGACGGCCGGTCGGGCGGTTGATCAGGGCGGCGGACGCGGCGGAGGCGGTGAGCCAGTGGAACGCGACCTCGGCCGGACGCCGGTGAAGGCCGGTTCCCTGGACCGGGCAGGTGAACGGCTGACCCTGGCCGGGGTGCTGCTGGCCGGCGCCCTGGCCGGGCTGCTGTTCGCGCCGGTGTTCGGCCTCGGCGTGCTGCTGCCGTCGGTGCTCACCGTGACGCTGGTGCTGGCCGTGGGCGCGGAGCTGGTGGTCAGGATTCCCGCGCTCATCCCGTGGCGGCCGCTGCTGCTGGGCGTGGCCGGGCTGCTCGGCATCGTCGAGTCGGCCCTGTTCGGCACCACGCTGGCCGGGCTGCCGACCGGGGACACCGTGCGGGCGCTGGGCGCCGGGCTGGTCGACTCCTGGCGGCTGACCCTGGAGTCCACCTGGCCCGCGCGGCCGGAGCCGGAGCTGCTGCTGTTCGTGCCGTTGCTGGTGCTGGCCGCCGGGGTGCTCGGGATCGAGCTGGCGCACCGGTTCCGGGGGCCGCTGCCCGCGCTGCTGCCCAGCGCGGTGGTGCTCGGCCTGAGCCAGCTGTACGCGGCCGCGACCGGCGGGTTCGCCCTCGCCGCCGCGCTGGGTTACGCCGCGGCCTGCGCGCTGGCGCTGGTGCGCGGGCAGGTCCGGCCGGTGGCGCTGGTCGTGGTGGCCGCGGCGGCACTGGCCGGGTCCGGCGCCGGGCTGCTCGCCGATCCGCTGGGACGGCCCGCCTACTCACTCCAGGACGAGCGGCCCGCGCCGCTGCCGCCCGCGCCGACGGTCAGCCCGCTCACCGAGATCGCGGCCCGGCTGCGCGAGCCGGACCGGGCGGTGTTCAGCTACACCAGCCCGGCGCCGGTGGACCGCTGGCCGCTGGCGGTGTTCACCGAGTTCGACGGGGTGAACTGGCGCACCGGCGGGGACTTCCAGCGGCTGGGCGCCGAGCTGGCCCCGCCGCCGGGACTCCTTGACCCGCAACGCCGCGAGGCCCACGTCAGCACGCCGCCGGGGAGCGGGCGGTGGCTGCCCAGCCAGTCCTGGCCCGCCGCGGTGAGCGGGACCGACCCGCTGGTCGGCCCGGCCAGCGGCATGCTGTTCGGGCCCGGCGGCGCGGTGGACTACCGGCTGTCCTGGTGGGAGCCGAAGGCCGAGGGCCTGCTGGAGGCGCCGATCGACCCGGATGTACCCGGCTGGCAGGGCGGGATCGGCGAGGTGCCGCCGGGGATGGCCGAGCTGGCCGAGCAGGCGACCAGGGGGCTGCGCGCGACCTTCCAGACCGCGTTGCAGCTCCAGCGGTTCTTCACCGAGCACTACCGGCTGGCCGCCGGGGCCGAGCTGCCCACCGGGCACGGCTGGCCGCAGCTGGAGCGCTTCCTGTTGCACACCAAGCAGGGCACCAGCGAGCAGTTCGCCGCCGCCTACGTGGCACTGGCGCGGCTGCGCGGCATCCCGGCCCGGCTGGCGGTCGGCTACGCCGCGCCGGCCACCAGCGCCGCGGACGGGCGCTGGGTGGTGCGCAACCGGGATGTGCTGGCCTGGCCCGAGGTCGCGGTGCGCGGCTTCGGCTGGGTGCCGCTGGACCCGACCGAGACCGCGGCCCGCTCCACCGCCACCGGTGGGCTGGCCGACCTGACCGCGCGGGCCCGGCAGAACCTGCCCTCGCCGGAGGCCATGCGCAATCCGGAGCTGCCCGCCGCGGGGGCCGGGGACGAGTCCGGCGAGGCGGGTCCGGGCAGCTGGTGGTGGCTGCTGTGGGCGCTGCCCGCGCTGGTGCTGGGACTGCCGGTGCTGTGGGTGCTCGGGGTGCCGCTGCTGCGACTGCTGCGGCGGTGGCGACGGCGGCGGGCCACCGGCACGGCCGCGGTGGCCGGCGCGGTGGCCGAGGTGCGGGACCGGTTGCGCGCCTTCGGGATCCCGGTCACGCCCGGCATGACCGTGCGCGATCTGGCGATGGCGGCCGGGCCGGGCGCGGACCGGTTCACCGCGGAGAGCGTGCGGCTGCTGGCCGGCACCGTGGACGCCGCGCTGTGGTCCGGCACCCAGGTCACCGGCGAGCTCGCCGACCGGGCCTGGGACGCCGAGCGGCAGGTGCGCAAGAGCTTGTCCCGCAACGGTTCCCTGCGCGCCCGGCTGCGCGCGGCGCTGGACCCGCGGACCGGCTGACAGCTTCCGGCCAGCACGGCCCGCGCGCGGCCCGGCCTGGCCAGCATGGGGCGGTGACTCGAACCACCACCCTGCTCCCCCTGCTGGCGGGCGCCGCCGTGCTGCTGGCGGGCTGCGCCCCGGACGCGCCCGCCCCGGCCCCCTCTTCGGCGCCGCCCGCCTCCTCCGCTTCCCCGCCGTCGTCGCCGTCACCGCCGCCGAGCACGCAGCCCGAGCCGCCCCCGCTGCCCACCGGGGCCGCGGACGGCCGGAACCTGACCGCCTGCACGGACGGGAGCTGCGAGGTGCTGGTCAGCAAACCGGCCTCGATCCGGCTCAACCCCAAGCTCCAGGTGCGCACCCTGCGGATCGAGTCGGTCGAGGCGGACGCGGTGACGCTGAACCTGACCTTCCCCTCCGGCAACGGGGTGAAGTACGCCTGCGAGGGCGGCACCCAGTGCACGGCGGTGGGTGGCACGTCGAGCTCGGAGCCGTTCGCGCAGGCCGTCGCCAAGGCGGGGGCGCGGATCACGGTGAACGGGCTGCGGGTGGAGGTGGTGGCCGCGCACGAGGGCACGGCCGTGCTCCGCCTGACCCCGGTCTAACGCTGGGAGACGCTGTGCAGGAACGGGTCGAAGTCCAGGTCGGCGGTCTCCGGGCCGGCTCCGGCCGGCAGGAAGTCCCGCACCAGGTCGAACACCTGGCGCTGGGCCTGTTCCACCGCGCGCTGGATGGTCTCCACGATGTCCTCGGCCAGCCGCTGGGAGTCGGGGTCGCGGAAGATCCGCGGGTTCAGCTCCAGCTCCAGCACCTCGCCGCGGGCGCCCACGGTCGCGGTGATCAGCCCGTCCGGTGAGTCGGCGGTCGCGGTGATCTCCCGCATGCCGTCCCGCACCTCGCGCACCGCGTCCACCAACTGTCGCATCTGCTCGTCGCGCACTGTCGCCTCCTCGCCTGTGGTGGCCTCAGTGTGCTGCGGCACAACAAGATCCGAGCTCGGCTGACAGCTTGCGGCCAGCACCGGCCACACCGCCGCGCCGGGGGCGGACCATCACAGAATGGGACGCCTTCGCCAGCTCGCCACCATCCTGACGGCGGCCGCGCCGCTCTGCCTCACCGGCGGGCTCGCGCACGCCGCGCCGCCACCCGGCACCTGCCACAACCCGGCCCCCGCGCGCGCCGAGATCCCGGAACTGCCCTGGGCGCAACAGGTCCTGACCCCGGAGCGGGCCTGGCCGGTCAGCGACGGCGCGGGGGTGACGGTGGCGGTGGTGGACTCCGGGGTGGACGCCGACCATCCGCAGCTGGCGGCGAACGTGTTGCGGGGCAAGGACTTCTACTACATCGGCGGCCTGCCGGGGAACTTCGACTGCGTGTCCCACGGCACCGCGGTGGCCGGGATCATCGCCGCCGGCGGGGCGGGCAAGGCCGGGTTCCGCGGGGTGGCGCCGGGGGCGAAGATCCTGCCGGTGCGGGTCAGCGACCGGGACCTCACCGAGGGCGGCGGCGCGGCCGCGATCGACCCGGCGGTGCTGGCCCGCGGCATCTGGTGGGCGGTGGACCAGGGCGCGAAGGTGCTCAACCTGTCGCTGTCCGGGCCGGTGGACAACGCGCTCATCCGGGACGCGGTGGCGCACGCGGTCAGCAAGGACGTGCTGGTGGTGGCCGCGGCCGGGAACCAGCAGCAGCAGGACAGCCAGCTGGTCGGACGGCCCTCCTACCCGGCGGCCTATCCCGGGGTGCTCGGCGTGGGCGCGATCGACATCGACGGCGCGCGGCTGCCCGCCTCCCAGCTCGGCGAGTTCGTCGACCTGGTCGCACCGGGCGCCAAGGTGCTCGGCACCACCCGCGCGGGCGGGCACTCCTACTTCACCGGCACCAGCTTCGCCGCGCCGTTCGTGGCCGGCACCGCGGCGCTGGTGCGGGCGCGCTGGCCGGAGCTGTCCGCGGCCGAGGTGACCAGGCGGCTGCTGGCCACCGCCACCCCGGCGCGCGGCGGCAAGGACAGCCCCGGCTACGGCACGGGCGTGGTCAACCCCTACCGCGCGGTCACCGACGTGCTCTCCGCGGCCGCCCCGGTCCCGCTGCCCCCGATGGCCCACCCCGCGCCGGATCCGGACCTGCTCAGCGCGCGGGCCTGGTGGCGGGCCGCGGGCGAGCAGGCCAAGGTGTGGACCGCGGCCGCGGTCGGCGCGGCGCTGCTGGCGGTGCTCATCGCGGCGCTGCTGCCGCGCGGTCGGCGGCGGGGCTGGGCGGCCGGCCTGCCCGATCCGCTGCCCGCCGCGCCCGGCCGCGAGGAGGAGCTGCCCGAGCAGGTGTTCCTGCTGCCGCCACCACCCGCGGAACGCTGAGCACGCGAAAGGCCCCGGTCGCCGAGCTGGCGGACCGGGGCCTGCGCGGGCAGATCAGCCGATCGAGGTGCTGCCGATCCGGGCGATCGACTGCTGCAGGGCGGTCTGCAGGTTCGAGTTGGTGTTCTGCACCCCGGCGCGGATCTGCTCGACCAGCTGCTGCCGCTGCTCGCTGACCTGCTTCCACGCCTGGTGCACATCGCCGAACTGGCCACCACCGGAGTCCGTCCAGTCCGAGCCGGTGATACCCGCCGCCTGCGCCATCTGGTCCATCTCGGACTGGATCTGATTGATGGTGGCGAGCAGCTGCTGGGCGAATCCGTCGAGCTGCCCGAAGTTTCCGCGAACGATGTCGACCATTTCCGGCTCCTGTTCAGTGAGTGGTCAGACCGGCGAAACCACCGGCGGAATCCTGGTCCTGCTGCTCATAGGTGCGGGAGGCGAAGGTGACGTTCTCGCCCAGCTCGGTCAGCGAGGCCACCACCCGCTGCACCCCGGTCACCCAGTTCGCGAAGGCCTGGTCGAAGCTGACCTTGGCCTGCCCCTCCCAGGCGCCGCTGAGCGCGTCCGCCTGGGACATCGCCCGCTGCTTGTGCCCGTCGATGCTCTGCGCGATGTTGTTCGCGGTACTACCGGTCTGCGCGATTCCGCTGATCGCACCATGAATTTGCCCGGACATGCCGTGCTCCCCTCTTTCGCGGCGGTGTGTTCGCCTGGCGAACGCTAAAGCGCGCCGGCCCCCGGCACGGCGGTCACGGCACCTTCCTGCCACGGCCATTTCGACGGCCGCGCATTACCGGAGGATTTGATTCCCAGTCCGGTGAAGGAGGATTGTCGTGGCGACCATCGTGGTCCGGCGGCCGCAGCGCAGGCCCGCGCCGGAACTGCCTGCCGGCGAGCTGCTCATCGAGGCGCCGCCGGAGATCCCGCCGCCGGCTGGGCGGCAGTGGCAGCAGGCGCTGATGATGCTGCCGATGATCGCCGTGCTCGGCGCCTCGGTGCTGATGTTCTCCGGGTCGGCGGCCGGCCCGCTGCGCTACGTCGTCCTGGGCCTGTTCGGCGTGGCCGCGCTGGGCATGATCGTGATGACCTTCGTCACCGGCGGCGGGCCCAGCAAACGCGAGATGGGCCTGGCCCGGCGGGCCTACCTGCGCGGACTGTCCCAGCAGCGGCTGCGGGTGCGGCGCACCGCGCACCGGCAGCGGGACGCGCTGGCCTACCTGCACCCCGAGCCGCAGGCGCTGTGGTCGGTGGCCGCCGGGTCCCGGCTGTGGGAGCGGCGGCGGGACGACCCGGACTTCGCGGTGGCCCGGATCGGGGTCGGCGCGCAGAGCCTGTGCACCACCCTGATCGCGCCGGAGACCAAACCGCTGGAACAGCTGGAACCGTTGTCCGCCTTGGCCTTGCGCCGGTTCATCAGCACCTTCACCGCGATTCCCGGGCTGCCGCTGGCGATCGCGGTCACCGGGTTCGGCCGGATCCACCTGCGCGGGGACAGCGACCGGGCGGTCGGGCTGGCCAGGGCCGTGGTGGCCTCGCTGGCGGTGTTGCAGACGCCGGAGGACCTGCGGATCGCGGTGTGCGCGGGCCGGGACGAGCGGGCGGACTGGGAGTGGGTGAAGTGGCTGCCACACGCGCTGCACCCGGAGAAGACCGACGCGCTGGGCCTGCTCCGGCTGGTCGCGCCGACCGTGGCCGGGGTGGAGGCGATGCTGGAGGACCTGCTCGCCCAGCGCCGCCGGTTCGACCCCGATGCCGGACACCCGGCCGGGATGCCGCACCTGGTGGTGGTCATCGACGGCGGGTCCACCGCGGGCTCGGACCACCTGATGACCGGCGGCGGCGTCGAGGGCGTCACCGTGCTGGACCTGACCACCGCGCCGCCGAGGGCGCTGGATCGCGCGGCGGTGGTGCTGGAGGTGGCCGCCGACGGCGCGCTGAGCAGCGAGACCATCGACGGCGAGACCGAGCTGGGCACCGCCGACGACCTGGACGCGGTGGCCGCCGAGGGCCTGGCCCGGCAGCTGGCCCCGTTGCGCGGGGTGGACGGCGGCCGCGGTGAGCAGCCGCTGAGCGCCTCCCTCGGCCTGGCCGAGCTGCTCGACATCGGCGACCCGTACCTGTTCGACCCGGCCCGCACCTGGGTGCAGCGGCCGAACCGGGACAAGCTGCGGATCCGGTTCGGGGTGCGCGCCGACGGCACGCCGATCGAGATCGACCTCAAGGAGTCCGCGCAGGACGGCATGGGCCCGCACGGGCTGCTGGTGGGCGCGACCGGCGCGGGCAAGAGCGAGCTGCTGCGCACCCTGGTGCTCGCGCTGGCGGTCACCCACCCGCCCAGCTCGCTGAACTTCGCGCTGATCGACTTCAAGGGCGGGGCCACCTTCACCAAGCTGGACCGGCTGCCGCACACCAGCGCGGTGATCACCAACCTGGCCGAGGAGCTGCCGCTGGTGGACCGGATGACCGACGCCATCAACGGCGAGCTGATCCGCCGCCAGGAACTGCTGCGCGCGGCCGGGAACTTCTCCTCGCTGCGCGACTACGAGAAGGCCCGCGCGGCGGGCGCGCCGCTGCCGGAGGTGCCCACGCTGTTCGTGGTGTGCGACGAGTTCAGCGAGCTGCTCTCGGCCAAGCCGGACTTCATCGACATGTTCGTCCAGATCGGCCGGATCGGCCGCGCGCTGGGCGTGCACCTGCTGCTGGCCAGTCAGCGGCTGGAGGAGGGCAGGCTGCGCGGCCTGGACACCTACCTGTCCTACCGGATCGGGCTGCGCACCTTCTCCGAGGCGGAGAGCCGGGTGGTGCTCGGTGTCGGCGACGCCTTCGCGCTGCCGCGCGCGCCCGGCCACGGGTTCCTCAAGTCCGGCACCGAGCCGATGGTGCGGTTCCGCTCGGCCTACGTCTCCGGGGTGCACCGCCGCGCCGAACCGGGCGCGCACCCGGCCGGGCACCGCGCGCCCGCGCTGATGGCCTACTCCACCGCCTATGTGGCCCCGCCCGCGCAGGCCCCGGTGGCCACCCCGGCGGAGGATCCGGACGAGGCGGTCGGGGAGAGCCTGCTGGACGTGCTGGTCGAGCGGTTCGAGGGCAAAGGCGTTGCCGCGCACCAGGTGTGGCTGCCGCCGCTGGCCGAGTCGCCCTCGCTGGACCAGCTGCTCGGCCAGCCGGTCGAGGACCCGGTGCGCGGCCTGGCGGTCACCGACCCGAGGCTGGCCGGACGGCTGCTCGCGGTGGCCGGCATCGTGGACCGGCCGCTGGAGCAGCGCCGGGACCACCTGGTGCTGGACCTCTCCGCCGCGGCCGGGCACGCGCTGGTGGTCGGCGCCCCGCACAGCGGCCGCAGCACCGCGCTGCGCACCCTGATCACCAGCCTGGCGCTGACCCACACCCCGCGGGAGACCCAGTTCTACTGCCTGGACTTCGGCGGCGGCACCCTGGGCACGCTCGGCGGCCTGCCGCACGTGGGCGGGGTGGCCGGGCGGCAGAACCCGGGCGCGGTGCGCCGCACGGTGGCCGAGGTGGTCACCGCGCTGACCCACCGGGAACGCCTGTTCGCCGAGCACGACATCGATGGCATGGCCGAGTTCCGCAGGCTGCGCGCCGAGGGCCGGTTCGCCGAGGAGGCGCACGGCGACGTGTTCCTGGTCATCGACGGCTGGGCCACGCTGCGCAAGGAGTTCGAGGACCTCGAGGACCAGGTCGCCGACATCGCCGCCCGCGGCCTGTCCTACGGCGTGCACCTGCTGGCCAGCTGCGGCCGTTCCTTCGACCTGCGCCCCAACGTGCGGGACCTGTTCGGCAGCCGGGTCGAGCTGCGCCTGGGCGATCCGCTGGACTCGATGGTGGACCGGGCCAGCGCGACCGCGGTGCCCGAGCACGCGCCCGGCCGTGGCGTCAGCACCAGCAAGCACCAGCTGCTGTTCGCGCTGCCCCGCATCGACGGCGGCACCGACCCGCGAGACCTGCCCGCCGCGGTGGCCGAGCTGGTCGCCAGCGCGGCCCGCGCCTGGACCGGGCCGCGCGCGCCCAAGGTCCGGATGCTGCCCGGCACCCTGGCCTACGCCGACCTGGTCGCGATGGATGCGGACAACCGCCTTGTCACCGGCATCGCCGAACGCGACCTGCGGCCGGTGCACTGGGACTTCAAGGCCGATCCGCACCACCTGCTGCTGGGCGGCCCGGAGTCCGGCAAGACCACGTTCCTGCGGGTGCTGGCCCGCCGCATCCAGCAGACGCTGACCCCGGACCAGGCGCGGATCGTGCTCATCGACCACCGCCGCGGCCTGCTCGGCGAGGTCGGCGCGCCCTACCTGCTCGGCTACGGCACCGACAAGGCCACCACCGGCAGGCTGATGACCGAGGCCGCCACCGCGCTCACCGAACGCCTGCCCGGCAAGGACATCACGCCGGAGCAGCTGCGCACCCGGAGCTGGTGGAAGGGCCCGGAGATCTTCGTGCTGGTCGACGACTACGACCTGGTCGCCAGCCAGTACGACAACCCGATGCTGCCGTTGCTGGACTACCTGCCGCAGGGCCGCGACGTCGGCCTGCACGTGGTGCTGGCGCGGCGCACCGGTGGCGCGGGGCGGGCGATGTTCGAGCAGTTCTTCACCGGGCTCCGCGACGTCGGCTCCCCCGGACTCCTGTTGTCCGGGGACAAGGAGGAGGGACCGCTGCTGGGCGGGCTGAAGGCGGAGAAGCTGCCGCCCGGCCGCGGCTGGCTGGTCGACCGCCGCGACTCGGCCCGCCTGGTGCAGCTCGCCTGGCTGCCGCCCGGCGAGGCGTAGGCACACGAGAGGGAGGCCCGGCATGGGCGAGTCACAGGAAGAGATCAACGGGCGGGTCAGCGCGATGCGCGCCTTCGCCGAGGAGCTGCGCCCACCGGAGTTCGCCCCGGTGCGCGCCGCCGCGAACGCCAGCAGCGGCGG from Crossiella sp. CA-258035 harbors:
- a CDS encoding DUF58 domain-containing protein — its product is MSRLTRRGVVVLVLAVLLLTAGVLAGHPLLRALGGLCAGALVAAVALTARRPSVVVTREVYPDRVERGRPALARLLVRNQGQRHQPAFTAADRLGDGQHDVRVNALPPGTEASYHYELPTQRRGRLPVGPLVLERTDPLGLARGRLTAGESATVWVHPRRHPLRLPARGTPRHHHEGRVAEDLHGSLDLREVREYQPGDEVRHLHWKAAARTGQLMVRQYADPDQPRLTLLLDTRSRSLTPDGFEEAVEVAASVLHAAALGGQRCRLVTSGGLDLSTSDGATAARRLLDELCELGQDQETALAPGALARARGGDGALVVVTGGSLDEAVLARLRGRYPATTVVALGVGAGRPVGRLIRAADAAEAVSQWNATSAGRR
- a CDS encoding ABC transporter ATP-binding protein, translating into MTAEFHPVEARTPDTYAPVAVGIYGVTRRFADQVAVDGVDLRVHEGEFFSVLGPSGCGKTTLLRMIAGFADPDSGRIELDGAEMVGVPPYRRDVNTVFQSYALFPHLSVWDNVAYGLRRKKLRGAELKKRVGEHLELVQLAGFAKRRPAQLSGGQQQRVAIARALAAQPRLLLLDEPLGALDAQLRKQMQIELMRIQREVGTTFLYVTHDQEEALVLSHRIAVLNAGRVEQVGYPEDVYERPATRFVAGFIGTSNILDGTVTGSEGHWLELSAPGVRRLRARPPGRPIGHGEGLAVTVRPEKLHLYDLDGAEQPPEGWCVLDGTVHDVVYTGMSTQYVIDVPGGGQLAAFVQNTRRISDAGTPGQPVRLAWDPEYTVVLAEQGKKR
- a CDS encoding DUF2631 domain-containing protein, coding for MASAPASEHDEPSAEWGWHGHFPRATKIMGWFSVVAMLGMLIGNHTGWNEDVYLVLTAAVMAGALIRWQIKDRTSWRS
- a CDS encoding fibronectin type III domain-containing protein, producing MKPRGIGRGRAPMALTALTVVGAVALALTGAAKPQGGADFQQSGHWVYNAVLGGVFHLDGATGAIDARAEVPEAEAGSPVVQGSTGGYVIGRSRIIEFGKSTLRVERSTPAPSAEAPVTLEVPGGPYVIYRESGKIVWLGGETATVSADGKLGDPVATADGTVWLHRPDNGAVCKLVKGALRLDCPASTPKGQTGALTVVADRPVFVNTATDTVHAIGEAGLGEGVPVGADLPPSARLASTDVDGRIAVLDGAAKRMLLVDIGGPNRTGPPAKPAVVSLPPGDYTDVESSGQTVVVVNKATNAVLTFDRAGKPLRETTMPPGGTRVSRGEDARVYVDSADGGHVVAVDHDGRVTPVPISGDKITSSNQPQPPPAEPTLTGGPGPTTGAGPTTGPRIQPPPKLPPPPRSTTVRPVQPTSAKPPVAPASPPGVPTSVRASSGDRQLTVDWGAAAANGAPVSAYLVTWTSSAGGSSKRVGGGTRSTVLTGLANGTAYTVTVVAENRAGRGPGGQATASPVAPKPQRSIQLSRGTPELYKDDCTHLPDSAKMRVTLRGFAPNTSVKVIPYSSNPRYSNEGRTVRTDANGTHSFEAFHYCQVGRQVWVVADGVKSNTITWERR